A part of Kitasatospora acidiphila genomic DNA contains:
- a CDS encoding bifunctional DNA primase/polymerase, which yields MRETREPSGRHRRTRQALLQAALTCTQRWHWPVVPGAVPVLRAGDGTGPSVCCGCADPHCPVPAAHPHGQSLLAATTDARMVRWWWERHSPQAPVLVATGTAVAAVSLPAAAGARLLGYLDALRIPCGPVLAGPTRCALLVAPYGYPELGELLAAQEATLRPGGAPGQVPSCVRYHGPGGFLVLPPSRVGLGQAAVRWVRRPVPLPGGGVRLPPVAQLLEGLVAAGSAVPDGSRLAY from the coding sequence ATGCGTGAGACGCGGGAGCCGTCCGGCAGACACCGCCGGACCCGACAGGCCCTGCTGCAGGCGGCGTTGACCTGCACCCAGCGGTGGCACTGGCCGGTGGTGCCCGGTGCGGTGCCGGTGCTGCGGGCCGGCGACGGCACCGGGCCCTCGGTGTGCTGCGGCTGCGCCGATCCGCACTGCCCGGTGCCGGCCGCGCACCCGCACGGCCAGTCGCTGCTGGCCGCCACCACCGACGCCCGGATGGTGCGCTGGTGGTGGGAGCGGCACAGCCCGCAGGCGCCGGTGCTGGTGGCCACGGGGACGGCGGTGGCGGCGGTCAGCCTGCCCGCGGCGGCGGGTGCCCGGCTGCTCGGCTACCTGGACGCGCTGCGGATCCCCTGCGGGCCGGTGCTGGCCGGGCCGACCAGGTGCGCGCTGCTGGTCGCGCCGTACGGCTACCCGGAGTTGGGCGAGCTGCTGGCCGCCCAGGAGGCGACGCTGCGCCCCGGTGGTGCGCCCGGGCAGGTGCCGAGCTGCGTGCGCTACCACGGGCCGGGCGGGTTCCTGGTGCTGCCGCCGTCGCGGGTCGGGCTCGGCCAGGCGGCGGTGCGCTGGGTGCGGCGGCCGGTGCCGCTGCCCGGTGGCGGGGTGCGACTGCCGCCGGTGGCACAGCTGTTGGAGGGGCTGGTGGCGGCGGGCTCGGCGGTGCCGGACGGCAGCCGGCTGGCCTACTGA
- a CDS encoding DUF5926 family protein, translated as MAKKAANKSAQSTAATGTVPVVGAREACPCGSGRRYKACHGRQAAHAEQELVQRPFEGLPGEADWVALRELVPAATAPLTLTAAAAAGAAGEVPSVTLATVLPLAWPALRRPDGSILLGLQTQSSSGDLSRDLADALVQALTIEPGTPVPTRRAPADGPRLQELLDLDAPFAPAVHTGFEFWLEDAESASGEVAASLERANASAIPTEKLAGVDSAYWCGTPDKNHLRWVMTVPEEQLLDALARLAATGDASLGEGTKLVGSFRAHGLTVPVWDLPVEMSAADCEKPAATFAERLAGALAQEAPLTGEERRARANLVSRQVTLN; from the coding sequence ATGGCCAAGAAGGCCGCCAACAAGTCCGCCCAGTCCACCGCCGCGACCGGCACCGTCCCCGTGGTCGGCGCCCGCGAGGCCTGCCCGTGCGGCTCCGGCCGCCGCTACAAGGCCTGCCACGGCCGGCAGGCCGCGCACGCCGAGCAGGAGCTGGTGCAGCGCCCGTTCGAGGGGCTGCCCGGCGAGGCGGACTGGGTGGCGCTGCGCGAGCTGGTGCCGGCCGCCACCGCTCCGCTGACCCTGACCGCCGCGGCGGCCGCCGGTGCCGCCGGCGAGGTGCCGTCGGTCACCCTGGCCACCGTGCTGCCGCTGGCCTGGCCGGCGCTGCGCCGTCCGGACGGCTCGATCCTGCTCGGTCTGCAGACCCAGTCGTCCTCCGGAGACCTGAGCCGGGACCTGGCCGACGCGCTCGTCCAGGCGCTCACCATCGAGCCCGGCACCCCGGTGCCGACCCGCCGGGCACCGGCCGACGGTCCGCGCCTGCAGGAACTGCTGGACCTGGACGCGCCGTTCGCGCCGGCCGTGCACACCGGCTTCGAGTTCTGGCTGGAGGACGCCGAGTCGGCCAGCGGCGAGGTGGCCGCGTCGCTGGAGCGGGCCAACGCCTCGGCGATCCCGACCGAGAAGCTGGCCGGCGTGGACAGCGCCTACTGGTGCGGCACCCCGGACAAGAACCACCTGCGCTGGGTGATGACGGTGCCGGAGGAGCAGCTGCTGGACGCGCTGGCCCGGCTCGCCGCGACCGGCGACGCCTCGCTGGGCGAGGGCACCAAGCTGGTCGGCTCGTTCCGCGCGCACGGCCTGACCGTGCCGGTCTGGGACCTGCCGGTGGAGATGTCGGCCGCCGACTGCGAGAAGCCGGCCGCCACCTTCGCCGAACGCCTGGCAGGCGCACTGGCCCAGGAGGCGCCGCTCACTGGCGAGGAGCGCCGGGCCCGGGCGAACCTGGTGAGCCGTCAGGTCACGCTGAACTGA
- a CDS encoding ATP-binding protein has translation MVAREVPTSSTMAVPHGPASVGAARRRLRRDLGDQEVPDTVIDDAVLILSELLSNSCRYARPLGPLLDLTERDIAEEFPGNGSNMTWHHEVRDSATEDLGGILVRWQMHGDGTLTLEVTDGGATTRPLPARPSLTARGGRGLSIVGQLATDWGVRDAPGEVTVWAALPAHDRAPEPQRVQP, from the coding sequence ATGGTGGCGCGTGAAGTGCCGACTTCATCGACCATGGCGGTGCCGCACGGCCCGGCCAGCGTCGGGGCAGCCCGGCGCAGGTTGCGCCGTGATCTGGGCGACCAGGAGGTGCCTGACACCGTCATCGATGACGCGGTCCTGATCCTTTCCGAACTGCTCAGCAATTCCTGCCGCTATGCCCGGCCGCTCGGTCCATTGCTGGACCTTACGGAACGGGACATCGCCGAGGAATTTCCGGGCAATGGCAGCAATATGACGTGGCACCATGAAGTCAGGGATTCCGCGACCGAAGATCTCGGCGGCATCCTGGTGCGCTGGCAGATGCACGGCGACGGCACCCTGACCCTGGAGGTCACCGACGGCGGCGCGACCACCAGGCCGCTGCCGGCCCGGCCCTCGCTGACCGCCAGGGGCGGCCGCGGGCTGAGCATCGTCGGCCAGCTGGCCACCGACTGGGGGGTGCGCGACGCGCCGGGCGAGGTGACGGTGTGGGCCGCGCTGCCCGCGCACGACCGGGCACCGGAGCCGCAGCGGGTGCAGCCGTAG
- a CDS encoding glycerophosphodiester phosphodiesterase family protein, whose translation MTTPDLTAPNATRTAQTVQVVAHRGSSAALPEHTLAAYRRALAEGADAVECDVRVTADGQLVCVHDRTIERVSDGGRRVVSALTLEQLRAYDFGSWKHPERPEPQPVLTLESLLELVADAGRRVDLAIETKHPVRFRGRVETELVAMLRRFGIAGAVGPYDADGEGASERPHARIMSFSGLALGRVRKAAPEFPRVFLFEHPELLRLWPGAGLPQGAVVAGPGIELVRRRPELVRALRAAGHRVHVWTVDEPADVELCLELGVSAIITNRPRAVLDQLGR comes from the coding sequence GTGACGACCCCCGATCTGACGGCCCCCAACGCCACCCGCACCGCGCAGACGGTGCAGGTGGTGGCGCACCGCGGCTCCTCCGCCGCGCTGCCCGAGCACACCCTCGCCGCCTATCGGCGCGCCCTGGCCGAGGGCGCCGACGCGGTGGAGTGCGACGTGCGGGTGACCGCTGACGGGCAGCTGGTCTGCGTGCACGACCGGACCATCGAGCGGGTCTCCGACGGCGGCCGCCGGGTGGTCTCCGCGCTCACCCTGGAGCAGCTGCGGGCCTACGACTTCGGCTCCTGGAAGCACCCCGAGCGGCCCGAGCCGCAGCCGGTGCTGACCCTGGAGAGCCTGCTGGAGCTGGTCGCGGACGCCGGCCGCCGGGTCGACCTGGCGATCGAGACCAAGCACCCGGTGCGGTTCCGGGGCCGGGTGGAGACCGAGCTGGTGGCGATGCTGCGCCGGTTCGGGATCGCCGGCGCGGTCGGGCCGTACGACGCCGACGGCGAGGGCGCCTCGGAGCGGCCGCACGCCCGGATCATGAGCTTCTCCGGGCTGGCGCTGGGCCGGGTGCGCAAGGCCGCGCCGGAGTTCCCCCGGGTCTTCCTGTTCGAGCACCCGGAGCTGCTGCGGCTCTGGCCGGGCGCCGGGCTGCCGCAGGGCGCGGTGGTGGCCGGGCCGGGCATCGAGCTGGTCCGCCGCCGCCCGGAGCTGGTCCGCGCGCTGCGGGCGGCCGGGCACCGGGTGCACGTGTGGACGGTGGACGAGCCGGCCGATGTCGAGCTCTGCCTGGAACTCGGCGTCTCGGCGATCATCACCAACCGGCCCCGCGCGGTGCTGGACCAACTCGGGCGCTGA
- a CDS encoding purine-cytosine permease family protein, with product MTAASPSPASTAVLQDAPPVRAEAPLVLDTAPPRTLGFRDQFALWANLGISLIGFTTASTVLGAQGQELSITAATTAIVLGTVIGTAMLAVAALIGARTGAPAMAVLRGLFGTRLSYLPTVLNVLQCVGWGIYELLVISSGAQTVVGTQGWHWLFVLVAGAVTTVLTIWPLGSITALRKYVAVAVAVAMVYFTIQLGRHHIPNPGRGNWHGFSQATDAIIAISVSFVPLAADYTRHSRTARASFWGTFSGYTVAQVWCYLLGLVALLQAKGNNVDNLLTSFSGVTAGWAFLLVLVLREADQSFANVYSTAMSLHNLLPRVDRRWLTAGIGLLVTAVATQINQLATWYSNFLYLIGSVFVPLLAVLAVDYFLGRGRRQGWALTQDAPSRPLLLLPWVLGFATYQYLSPTPITTGWTAFWTKAHSLLHYTPGDWTSASLYSFLVAGLATWALTRAAPKA from the coding sequence ATGACGGCTGCTTCGCCCTCCCCTGCCTCCACCGCGGTGCTGCAGGACGCACCGCCCGTTCGCGCCGAGGCGCCGCTGGTGCTGGACACCGCGCCGCCGCGCACCCTGGGCTTCCGGGACCAGTTCGCGCTCTGGGCCAACCTCGGGATCAGCCTGATCGGCTTCACCACCGCGAGCACCGTGCTCGGCGCCCAGGGCCAGGAGCTGTCGATCACCGCGGCGACCACCGCGATCGTGCTCGGCACCGTGATCGGCACCGCGATGCTCGCGGTGGCCGCGCTGATCGGCGCCCGCACCGGCGCCCCGGCGATGGCGGTGCTGCGCGGCCTGTTCGGCACCCGGCTCTCCTACCTGCCGACCGTGCTCAATGTGCTGCAGTGCGTCGGCTGGGGGATCTACGAGCTGCTGGTGATCTCCAGCGGCGCCCAGACGGTGGTCGGCACCCAGGGCTGGCACTGGCTGTTCGTGCTGGTGGCGGGGGCGGTGACCACGGTGCTGACGATCTGGCCGCTGGGCTCGATCACGGCACTGCGCAAGTACGTGGCGGTCGCCGTGGCCGTGGCGATGGTCTACTTCACCATCCAGCTCGGCCGGCACCACATCCCCAACCCGGGCCGCGGCAACTGGCACGGCTTCTCCCAGGCCACCGACGCGATCATCGCCATCTCGGTCTCCTTCGTGCCGCTGGCCGCCGACTACACCCGGCATTCCCGCACCGCGCGCGCCTCGTTCTGGGGCACCTTCTCCGGCTACACCGTCGCCCAGGTCTGGTGCTACCTGCTGGGCCTGGTCGCGCTGCTGCAGGCCAAGGGCAACAACGTGGACAACCTGCTTACCTCGTTCTCCGGGGTGACGGCCGGCTGGGCGTTCCTGCTGGTGCTGGTGCTGCGCGAGGCCGACCAGTCGTTCGCCAACGTCTACTCGACCGCGATGTCGCTGCACAACCTCCTCCCCCGGGTGGACCGGCGCTGGCTGACCGCCGGAATCGGCCTGCTGGTCACCGCGGTCGCGACCCAGATCAACCAGCTCGCCACCTGGTACTCCAACTTCCTCTACCTGATCGGCTCGGTCTTCGTGCCGCTGCTCGCGGTGCTGGCGGTGGACTACTTCCTCGGCCGCGGCCGCCGGCAGGGCTGGGCGCTCACCCAGGACGCGCCGTCCCGGCCGCTGCTGCTGCTCCCCTGGGTGCTCGGCTTCGCGACCTACCAGTACCTGTCGCCCACCCCGATCACCACCGGCTGGACCGCGTTCTGGACCAAGGCGCACTCGCTGCTGCACTACACCCCGGGCGACTGGACCTCGGCCTCGCTCTACTCGTTCCTGGTCGCCGGGCTCGCCACCTGGGCGCTGACCAGGGCGGCTCCCAAGGCCTGA